The genomic DNA GAACTCGCCCCACGCGGAGTGAACCTGGAGATCCTGTCCGGGATCTGCGCCGGGGTTCACCGGCCCATGGGGCAGTCCATGGCCGACAAACTGCTGTTCATGGTCGCGGCGATGGCCGCGGAGATGGAACGCGAGATGAGCCGCGAACGCACCCTCGACGGCCTGGCGGCCGCCGCCGCCCAGGGCCGCAAAGGCGGCCGGCCCCCCGCGCTGGACGCCGACACCCTGGCCATCGCCCGCGCCCGCCGAGCTCGCGGCGAATCCATCACCGCAATCGCCAAGCACCTCGGAGTGGGCCGCTCCACGCTGTATCGGGCCTTGGAAGGCGACGACCGGCAGTAGCCGGCTCCAGAAATGACGCCGCTCACCACCCTCATAAGCTCGACTCGCACGCCGTCCCGCCGGATGGCGCACACCCTCGGAAGAGGTGCCTGATGGACGAGGCCGGCTCGACGCCGAGCCTGCACGAGGCGCTGGCCACGATCG from Streptosporangium sp. NBC_01756 includes the following:
- a CDS encoding helix-turn-helix domain-containing protein, which encodes MSRERTLDGLAAAAAQGRKGGRPPALDADTLAIARARRARGESITAIAKHLGVGRSTLYRALEGDDRQ